From the Microbacterium sp. W4I4 genome, one window contains:
- a CDS encoding ABC transporter permease translates to MTGLPPTIAVQTMQRAARARRGVTARITIPLVVLGLFIVGAIIVPMLYGFDPLRTEVLQRLKAPGTTLPDGSFAVFGTDQVGQDLFAQMMMGARVSLTVGVASLLVAGVIGVVLGLVAGHFGGWVDNVLMRIADVQLAFPSILLAILLASVLGSSLWNVIVVISITNWVVFARVTRSQVLTLRSREYVEAARTLGASHWHIIFRTLLPGCLAPILVVATVEFGHVVLLEAALSFLGVGVPLGIPSLGSTINNGTAYLGTAWWISTLPGIALAALVLATGVLGDALRDRFDPKLRSA, encoded by the coding sequence ATGACCGGTCTGCCTCCCACCATCGCCGTGCAGACGATGCAGCGCGCCGCTCGGGCTCGCCGCGGCGTCACCGCGCGCATCACGATCCCCCTCGTGGTCCTCGGCCTGTTCATCGTCGGCGCGATCATCGTGCCGATGCTGTACGGCTTCGACCCGCTGCGGACCGAGGTGCTGCAGCGGCTCAAGGCCCCCGGAACGACACTGCCCGACGGATCCTTCGCGGTCTTCGGCACCGATCAGGTCGGGCAGGATCTCTTCGCCCAGATGATGATGGGCGCCCGGGTCTCGCTCACCGTCGGCGTCGCCTCGCTGCTGGTCGCAGGAGTGATCGGCGTGGTGCTGGGTCTGGTCGCCGGCCACTTCGGCGGCTGGGTCGACAACGTGCTGATGCGCATCGCCGACGTGCAGCTGGCCTTCCCCTCGATCCTGCTCGCGATCCTGCTCGCCTCGGTGCTCGGGTCGAGCCTGTGGAACGTGATCGTGGTGATCTCCATCACGAACTGGGTGGTCTTCGCCCGCGTCACCCGCAGTCAGGTGCTGACCCTGCGCAGCAGGGAGTACGTCGAGGCCGCCCGCACTCTCGGGGCGAGCCACTGGCACATCATCTTCCGCACGCTGCTGCCCGGATGCCTGGCGCCGATCCTCGTGGTCGCCACCGTCGAGTTCGGCCATGTGGTGCTGCTCGAGGCGGCGCTCTCCTTCCTCGGTGTCGGCGTGCCGCTGGGCATCCCGAGCCTGGGCAGCACGATCAACAACGGCACCGCCTATCTCGGCACCGCCTGGTGGATCTCGACCCTTCCCGGTATCGCGCTCGCCGCTCTCGTGCTCGCCACGGGTGTGCTCGGCGACGCGCTGCGCGATCGATTCGACCCGAAGCTGAGGAGCGCATGA
- a CDS encoding ABC transporter permease: MLGYTIRRVLLAVFVLWGVVTVVFIIVRLVPADPAVLVAGIDATPEQIATIRARMGLDQPIILQYLGYIGGAVRGDFGSSYTYGSAAMGLVLKALPNTALLAFLGCLLAVVVSFPLGLLAALRVNRTTDRVITTASLFTQALPGFWVGVVLMLVFSQMLRLLPSTGLSTPDALVLPVVTVSLPFIAILTRMTRSGLLEVVGEGYITTARAKGLSERVVIFNHAARNALIPVVTLVGLEFGALLGGAVVTETVFSFPGVGRLLVSSILARDYNLVQACVVIIAAAFVIVNLLVDLVYGYLDPRVRLAK, encoded by the coding sequence ATGCTCGGATACACGATCCGGCGGGTGCTGCTCGCTGTCTTCGTGCTCTGGGGCGTCGTCACCGTGGTGTTCATCATCGTCCGACTCGTCCCGGCCGATCCGGCGGTTCTCGTCGCCGGCATCGACGCGACGCCGGAGCAGATCGCCACGATACGCGCCAGAATGGGACTCGATCAGCCGATCATCCTGCAATACCTCGGCTACATCGGAGGGGCGGTCCGCGGCGACTTCGGATCCTCGTACACCTACGGCTCCGCCGCCATGGGGCTGGTCCTGAAGGCGCTGCCGAACACCGCTCTGCTCGCGTTCCTCGGCTGCCTGCTCGCCGTGGTGGTCAGCTTCCCGCTCGGGCTGCTGGCAGCCCTCCGGGTCAATCGGACCACCGATCGCGTCATCACCACGGCGAGCCTGTTCACCCAGGCGCTGCCGGGCTTCTGGGTGGGCGTCGTGCTCATGCTGGTCTTCTCGCAGATGCTGCGGCTTCTGCCGAGCACGGGCCTCAGCACGCCCGATGCGCTCGTGCTGCCCGTCGTGACCGTCTCCCTCCCCTTCATCGCGATCCTCACCCGAATGACGCGCAGCGGCCTGCTCGAGGTCGTCGGCGAGGGCTACATCACGACCGCCCGCGCGAAGGGTCTGTCGGAACGGGTCGTGATCTTCAACCACGCCGCACGCAACGCGCTGATCCCGGTCGTGACCCTCGTCGGTCTCGAGTTCGGCGCCCTGCTCGGCGGTGCGGTCGTGACCGAGACCGTCTTCAGCTTCCCCGGCGTCGGCAGGCTGCTGGTGTCATCGATCCTCGCCCGCGACTACAACCTCGTGCAGGCGTGCGTGGTCATCATCGCCGCGGCGTTCGTGATCGTGAACCTGCTCGTCGATCTCGTGTACGGCTATCTCGACCCGAGAGTGAGGCTCGCGAAATGA
- a CDS encoding histidine phosphatase family protein has translation MSRSIVVHLVRHGESLWNVEGRYQGQQDSGLTADGRAQVAQFGEEFAREVPDPDVVVSSDLPRVRDTAQQYIGRVGAPVSYDAALREMSVGDWAGMTLEDAERRHPEIVSAVAAGEDLRRGGGETFAETRDRVAEAIERVIAELETGEGDRVGVVFTSGNPIRLAAAHMLGIPSPGHMALGAPDNCSVTTFRLRDGRREVVRYNHDIAPARPADQREIS, from the coding sequence ATGAGTCGCAGCATCGTCGTGCATCTTGTGCGCCACGGGGAGTCGCTCTGGAACGTCGAGGGACGCTACCAGGGGCAGCAGGACTCGGGGCTGACGGCGGACGGTCGCGCCCAGGTCGCCCAGTTCGGCGAGGAGTTCGCCCGCGAGGTGCCGGATCCGGATGTCGTGGTCTCGAGCGACCTTCCGCGGGTGCGGGACACCGCCCAGCAGTACATCGGCCGGGTGGGGGCGCCGGTGTCCTACGACGCCGCACTGCGGGAGATGAGCGTCGGCGACTGGGCGGGGATGACCCTCGAGGATGCCGAGCGCAGGCATCCGGAGATCGTCTCCGCGGTGGCGGCCGGGGAGGATCTCCGCCGCGGCGGTGGTGAGACCTTCGCCGAGACGCGCGATCGCGTGGCCGAGGCCATCGAGCGAGTGATCGCTGAGCTCGAGACGGGGGAGGGTGACCGCGTCGGCGTCGTCTTCACCAGCGGCAACCCGATCCGACTGGCGGCGGCCCACATGCTCGGAATCCCGTCGCCCGGTCACATGGCGCTCGGTGCGCCGGACAACTGCTCTGTCACGACCTTCCGTCTGAGGGACGGGCGCCGCGAGGTCGTGCGCTACAACCATGACATCGCGCCGGCGCGCCCGGCCGACCAGAGGGAGATCTCGTGA
- a CDS encoding FAD-dependent oxidoreductase, whose amino-acid sequence MTESSTYSEPARAVPVIADVDVLVVGGGPAGVAAAVGAARTGASVFLVEEMGGFGGMWTQGLVITLAGYNSWLGPDRTRVVDGVGGDWLRRVTAIGGAVDHDGWVLSTDPEKMKLVADEMLEEAGVDFLLHVLATYPIVDDGAVTGCIIETREGRQAIRAEVTVDATGNGDVIARSGDDWAKGDTLQPMTLPMYLSNVRTTPGIDAGEPARIRTGPQPGDLDQYGMDDAEAARQDIAIDRQPMREAKERGDLPVFGGPWFGGLEKDVVWVNTVRVIGDATDNRDLTRAEVQGRRDAFRLYGYLRDNVAGFEESRLQQTAPTIGIRETRRLVGVTTLTGDEVRAAAQPADSIALGAWPIDVHPVDGYAGSHVMYVPDPFGIPYSSLVPATTDGLLAAGRCISVDREALGTVRVGATCTATGHAAGTAAAIAARDGVRPRDVDIAELQATLREQGALLTAEDLAPTLSLQG is encoded by the coding sequence ATGACAGAGTCGTCGACCTACTCCGAACCCGCCCGCGCTGTGCCCGTGATCGCCGACGTCGACGTGCTCGTCGTCGGCGGCGGCCCAGCCGGGGTGGCCGCCGCTGTCGGGGCGGCCCGCACCGGGGCATCCGTCTTCCTCGTCGAGGAGATGGGGGGCTTCGGAGGCATGTGGACCCAGGGACTCGTGATCACCCTGGCCGGCTACAACTCCTGGCTGGGGCCGGACCGCACGCGCGTCGTCGACGGTGTGGGCGGGGACTGGCTGCGCCGCGTGACCGCGATCGGCGGCGCCGTCGATCACGACGGCTGGGTGCTCTCCACCGACCCGGAGAAGATGAAGCTCGTCGCCGACGAGATGCTGGAGGAGGCGGGCGTCGACTTCCTGCTGCACGTTCTCGCGACCTACCCCATCGTCGATGACGGCGCCGTGACCGGCTGCATCATCGAGACCCGCGAGGGCCGCCAGGCGATTCGCGCCGAGGTCACCGTCGACGCGACCGGCAACGGCGACGTCATCGCCCGCTCCGGCGACGACTGGGCCAAGGGCGACACGCTGCAGCCCATGACTCTCCCGATGTACCTCTCGAACGTGCGCACGACACCCGGCATCGACGCCGGAGAGCCCGCTCGCATCCGCACCGGTCCGCAGCCCGGCGACCTGGATCAGTACGGCATGGACGACGCCGAGGCCGCCCGCCAGGACATCGCCATCGACCGTCAGCCGATGCGCGAGGCGAAGGAACGCGGCGATCTGCCCGTCTTCGGTGGCCCCTGGTTCGGAGGTCTGGAGAAGGACGTCGTGTGGGTGAACACCGTGCGCGTGATCGGCGATGCGACCGACAACCGCGATCTGACCCGAGCGGAGGTGCAGGGGCGCCGGGACGCCTTCCGGCTCTACGGCTATCTCCGCGACAACGTCGCCGGCTTCGAGGAGTCACGTCTGCAGCAGACCGCCCCGACCATCGGCATCCGGGAGACCCGTCGCCTGGTGGGGGTCACGACTCTCACCGGCGACGAGGTGCGTGCCGCCGCGCAGCCCGCGGACTCGATCGCTCTCGGCGCCTGGCCGATTGATGTGCACCCGGTGGACGGCTACGCGGGATCGCATGTGATGTACGTGCCGGATCCCTTCGGCATCCCGTACAGTTCGCTCGTCCCCGCGACGACCGACGGCCTTCTCGCTGCGGGTCGCTGCATCTCGGTGGACCGGGAAGCGCTCGGAACCGTGCGCGTCGGTGCGACCTGCACCGCGACAGGGCATGCGGCAGGCACCGCGGCCGCGATCGCGGCGCGCGATGGCGTCCGTCCCCGGGACGTCGACATCGCCGAACTGCAGGCCACGCTGCGTGAACAGGGCGCGCTGCTGACGGCCGAGGACCTGGCACCGACGCTGAGTCTGCAGGGATGA
- a CDS encoding ABC transporter ATP-binding protein → MAESSAPLLSVEHLKVSYPLRSSVLQRKIGENLAVSDVNFEIRPGETVGLVGESGSGKSTIARTVIGLVPAAGGTIRFEGNDIAQLSLRQMKEMRRDMQMVFQDPYASLNPRLTVRDLIAEGWRVHSGIVARERWTAEAKELMERVGLNPDYSDRYPHQFSGGQRQRIGIARALALRPKVIICDEAVSALDVSVQAQVLNLLEDLQADLGLSYLFISHDLSVIEHICDRVLVLNKGVVVEEGTAEQLFANPQHPYTQALLSAVPVVRPWLTESS, encoded by the coding sequence ATGGCTGAGTCGTCCGCCCCGCTGCTGAGCGTGGAGCACCTCAAGGTGTCCTACCCGCTGCGTTCATCCGTCCTGCAGCGGAAGATCGGCGAGAACCTCGCCGTCTCGGATGTGAACTTCGAGATCCGCCCCGGCGAGACCGTGGGCCTGGTCGGCGAATCCGGATCCGGGAAGTCGACGATCGCCCGCACGGTGATCGGCCTCGTCCCCGCGGCCGGTGGCACCATCCGCTTCGAGGGCAACGACATCGCACAGCTCTCCCTTCGGCAGATGAAGGAGATGCGGCGCGACATGCAGATGGTCTTCCAGGATCCCTATGCGTCGCTGAATCCGCGCCTCACGGTGCGGGACCTCATCGCCGAGGGATGGCGCGTGCACTCGGGCATCGTTGCGCGCGAGCGCTGGACCGCCGAGGCGAAGGAGCTCATGGAGCGCGTCGGCCTCAACCCCGACTACTCCGACCGGTACCCGCATCAGTTCTCGGGCGGTCAGCGGCAGCGCATCGGCATCGCGCGGGCGCTCGCGCTGCGTCCGAAGGTGATCATCTGCGATGAGGCGGTCAGTGCGCTGGACGTGTCGGTGCAGGCGCAGGTGCTCAACCTGCTCGAAGACCTTCAGGCCGACCTCGGGCTCTCGTACCTCTTCATCTCGCACGACCTCTCCGTGATCGAGCACATCTGCGACCGCGTGCTCGTGCTCAACAAGGGCGTGGTCGTCGAGGAGGGCACCGCCGAGCAGCTGTTCGCGAATCCGCAGCATCCGTACACGCAGGCGCTTCTCTCGGCTGTGCCCGTGGTGCGCCCTTGGCTGACGGAGAGCTCATGA
- a CDS encoding NAD(P)-dependent alcohol dehydrogenase, translated as MSNNAAVMPEPGRIEIQDVGEPSAGPRDAIVQIEAVGVCGSDNAYYTVGRIGDYIVDGPIILGHECSGTVLSVGDEVTGVSVGDRVAIEPGKPCRDCRDCMAGRYHLCPDLVFFATPPYDGSLVQRMAIDERQLFRMPDSMTFEQGALCEPLSVGIWACKRAGLEPGDRVLVTGAGPVGLLAAQVARAFGAASVTVADIADFRLDMARGLGFDVEKAGEGTENDFDVLLECSGAPTALADGLWRLRTNGRAAMVGMPKQDVSLALSRLNVNELTIGLVNRYAHTWPIAIDLVSSGRVDVDSLVTHRFALDQTAEALMLAKTVPDSVKAVIAPQRLSA; from the coding sequence ATGTCGAACAATGCAGCAGTCATGCCCGAACCCGGGCGCATCGAGATCCAGGACGTCGGCGAGCCCTCCGCAGGACCGCGCGACGCCATCGTCCAGATCGAGGCGGTGGGGGTGTGCGGCTCCGACAACGCGTATTACACCGTGGGCCGGATCGGCGACTACATCGTCGACGGGCCCATCATCCTCGGGCACGAGTGCTCGGGCACAGTGCTCTCCGTCGGAGACGAGGTGACCGGCGTCAGCGTCGGAGACCGCGTGGCGATCGAACCCGGAAAGCCCTGCCGCGACTGCCGCGACTGCATGGCCGGGCGCTATCACCTGTGCCCCGACCTCGTCTTCTTCGCCACTCCGCCCTATGACGGTTCGCTCGTGCAGCGCATGGCGATCGATGAGCGGCAGCTCTTCCGGATGCCCGACTCGATGACCTTCGAGCAGGGTGCGCTCTGCGAGCCGCTCTCGGTCGGGATCTGGGCCTGCAAGCGCGCCGGACTCGAGCCGGGTGACCGCGTGCTCGTCACGGGCGCCGGCCCGGTCGGGCTGCTCGCCGCGCAGGTCGCACGCGCCTTCGGCGCGGCATCCGTCACGGTCGCCGACATCGCCGACTTCCGCCTCGACATGGCGCGTGGGCTCGGATTCGACGTCGAGAAGGCCGGCGAGGGAACGGAGAACGACTTCGATGTGCTGCTGGAGTGCTCCGGCGCCCCGACGGCCCTCGCCGACGGGCTGTGGCGCCTGCGCACGAACGGACGTGCGGCGATGGTCGGGATGCCGAAGCAGGATGTCTCCCTCGCGCTGTCACGGCTGAACGTCAACGAGCTCACGATCGGACTCGTGAACCGCTACGCGCACACCTGGCCCATCGCGATCGACCTCGTCTCGAGCGGACGGGTGGATGTGGATTCGCTGGTCACGCACCGCTTCGCCCTGGATCAGACCGCGGAGGCGCTCATGCTCGCCAAGACCGTGCCCGACTCGGTCAAGGCGGTCATCGCGCCTCAGCGGCTGTCGGCCTGA
- a CDS encoding DUF6772 family protein translates to MTTPDVASTAAGLRDAIRSSDLRLSKFNPLPRILTFDDFNQGAHGWVELGGNYNGRGDLDSMDEHFRDFRPPMLSNQSFFDVGTHGGMTGTYSLKLATRNAPGHTATAIRRLTMSGRGLLQIEAYIAWKGEANLGGGEEANSYGDISWDANSHPTEAQFGAFTVATDLSHDGIRYHNVMRFQNADEDGRIIQKWMYPTVAEPTPHERFEGKHDYGRYADFTAPDPKDWTYLNDVRQEACYNEVPTKVNWHYLRFLIDTKTRSNVELQFNNDTYDLRDVPVPPYAEKYESLESLLNFYFSVRTLGPHRNFLFLDSVVISTDW, encoded by the coding sequence GTGACCACCCCCGATGTCGCGAGCACCGCAGCAGGCCTGCGGGACGCGATCCGAAGCAGCGATCTGCGTCTGTCGAAGTTCAATCCGCTACCGAGGATCCTGACGTTCGACGATTTCAACCAGGGTGCGCATGGCTGGGTCGAGCTCGGCGGCAACTACAACGGCCGCGGCGATCTCGACTCGATGGACGAGCACTTCAGGGACTTCCGTCCGCCGATGCTCTCGAACCAGAGCTTCTTCGACGTCGGCACCCACGGCGGCATGACGGGGACCTACTCGCTCAAGCTCGCCACCCGCAACGCCCCCGGCCACACCGCGACCGCGATCCGCCGGCTCACCATGAGCGGTCGCGGACTGCTGCAGATCGAGGCCTACATCGCCTGGAAGGGCGAGGCGAACCTCGGCGGCGGCGAGGAGGCGAACAGCTACGGCGACATCAGCTGGGATGCCAACTCCCACCCCACCGAGGCGCAGTTCGGCGCCTTCACCGTCGCGACCGACCTCTCTCACGACGGCATCCGGTACCACAACGTGATGCGCTTCCAGAATGCCGATGAGGACGGCCGGATCATCCAGAAGTGGATGTATCCGACGGTCGCCGAGCCCACCCCGCACGAGCGCTTCGAGGGCAAGCACGACTACGGCCGGTACGCCGACTTCACGGCGCCCGATCCGAAGGACTGGACCTACCTGAACGACGTGCGCCAGGAGGCCTGCTACAACGAGGTGCCGACCAAGGTCAACTGGCACTACCTGCGATTCCTCATCGACACCAAGACCCGCTCCAACGTCGAGCTGCAGTTCAACAACGACACCTACGACCTGCGTGACGTGCCGGTGCCGCCGTATGCCGAGAAGTACGAATCGCTCGAGAGCCTGCTCAACTTCTACTTCTCGGTGCGCACTCTCGGGCCGCACCGCAACTTCCTGTTCCTCGACTCCGTCGTCATCTCGACAGATTGGTGA
- a CDS encoding LacI family DNA-binding transcriptional regulator: protein MVRRTDGPRRRTLQDVAEALGLTANTVSRALNDKSGVSASTRALIKAEAERIGYVPNAHARSLVLGSRKTIGVILTDLANPFFNDLVSQVEELVITAGYTLLLLLSDEDPERERAAVETALRSGVDGILGVPVQGRSNPWTSVTNAGIPLVLIARELPELDVDFYSTDNETGRRLGVEAAIERGARDIVLVEEDLRISTVTHRLEAFRRSLEANGIPFDESRTVLVPSRRTSRNSSLWRGEDAYRVISDLLDTGRVPEAFLVGNDYFGLGLYAALRERGVRVPQDTLVLGWGDYPFSRFLDPPLSTMRLPAVGIARRATERLLALIDGTAEPGTVTEYFPPELVLRGSMNR, encoded by the coding sequence ATGGTGCGCAGAACAGACGGGCCCCGGCGACGCACGCTGCAGGACGTCGCCGAAGCCCTCGGCCTCACGGCCAACACCGTCTCCCGCGCGCTCAACGACAAGTCCGGCGTGAGCGCATCCACCAGAGCGCTCATCAAGGCCGAAGCCGAGCGGATCGGGTACGTGCCCAACGCGCATGCCCGATCCCTCGTGCTGGGTTCCCGCAAGACGATCGGCGTGATCCTCACCGACCTCGCCAACCCGTTCTTCAACGACCTCGTCAGCCAGGTGGAGGAGCTCGTGATCACCGCGGGCTACACGCTCCTCCTGCTGCTCTCGGACGAGGATCCCGAACGGGAGCGCGCCGCCGTGGAGACCGCCCTGCGATCGGGGGTCGACGGCATCCTCGGAGTCCCCGTCCAGGGGCGCTCGAATCCGTGGACCTCCGTCACCAACGCCGGGATCCCGCTGGTGCTGATCGCGCGCGAGCTGCCCGAACTCGACGTGGACTTCTACTCGACCGACAACGAGACCGGTCGCCGACTGGGCGTCGAGGCCGCGATCGAGCGGGGTGCACGGGACATCGTTCTCGTCGAGGAGGACCTGAGGATCTCGACCGTCACCCACCGGCTCGAGGCGTTCCGTCGCTCCCTGGAGGCGAACGGCATCCCCTTCGACGAGAGCCGGACGGTGCTCGTACCGTCGCGGCGCACCTCCCGCAATTCGTCGCTCTGGCGCGGCGAGGACGCCTACCGGGTGATCAGCGACCTGCTGGACACAGGACGCGTGCCCGAGGCGTTCCTCGTCGGCAACGACTACTTCGGACTCGGTCTCTACGCCGCGCTCCGCGAGCGCGGCGTGCGGGTCCCGCAGGACACGCTCGTTCTCGGCTGGGGAGACTATCCGTTCTCACGCTTCCTCGACCCGCCGCTGTCGACCATGCGGCTCCCCGCGGTCGGCATCGCGCGCCGTGCGACCGAGCGCCTGCTCGCCCTCATCGACGGGACCGCCGAGCCGGGAACCGTCACCGAGTACTTCCCCCCCGAGCTGGTGCTCCGGGGATCCATGAACCGCTGA
- a CDS encoding endonuclease/exonuclease/phosphatase family protein, which yields MTAPFTFIAQTHNLWGDHHAAEREDAMRALYERRAPDLLATQETRGWSRDLLDAAMPGHRRVQDDFPGWERQSNLWWDGALFSEVEHGAEDVGIHDADARLFWVRLRVTGEDRTILWTTAHLSYSGNAVEVETGVNQRTPQARRVVEELARLAHPDEPVFFASDTNAIATAIWVIGTAGYLDSFSALNRQAPPTHPVVPNPFRDVVGTPKSPIASPHKTIDYIFFRGPVRPRSAEVVEFFDRGISPSDHHPVASTFTLPG from the coding sequence GTGACCGCGCCGTTCACCTTCATCGCGCAGACGCACAACCTGTGGGGTGATCATCACGCCGCAGAGCGGGAGGATGCGATGCGTGCGCTGTACGAGCGCCGTGCACCCGATCTGCTGGCCACGCAGGAGACCCGCGGGTGGTCCCGTGACCTGCTGGATGCCGCCATGCCCGGTCATCGGCGCGTGCAGGACGACTTCCCCGGCTGGGAGCGGCAGAGCAATCTGTGGTGGGACGGCGCGCTGTTCAGCGAGGTGGAGCACGGTGCGGAGGACGTGGGGATCCACGATGCCGATGCGCGACTGTTCTGGGTGCGCCTGCGGGTCACGGGCGAGGACCGCACGATCCTGTGGACGACCGCGCATCTGTCCTATTCGGGCAACGCCGTCGAGGTCGAGACCGGGGTGAACCAGCGCACACCGCAGGCGCGGCGCGTGGTCGAGGAGCTCGCCCGTCTCGCGCATCCCGATGAGCCCGTCTTCTTCGCCTCCGACACCAACGCGATCGCCACCGCCATCTGGGTGATCGGCACCGCCGGGTATCTCGACTCGTTCAGCGCGCTGAACCGGCAGGCGCCTCCCACGCATCCGGTCGTGCCCAATCCCTTCCGCGACGTCGTCGGCACGCCGAAGTCGCCGATCGCGAGCCCGCACAAGACCATCGACTACATCTTCTTCCGCGGCCCCGTGCGCCCCCGCAGCGCCGAGGTCGTGGAGTTCTTCGACAGGGGGATCTCCCCCAGCGATCACCACCCGGTCGCGTCGACTTTCACCCTGCCCGGCTGA
- a CDS encoding sugar-binding transcriptional regulator, translating to MTSATESDAVIEAILRRYHLDDATKLEIASEFGISRFKVARLLEDAKRRGLVRIEITPSAADLDRSERLRRALGLRRAVVVSEATGRDPDAVRRAVGRASARLLTELAGRESVVGISASLALIAMGEEIETLGESTVVQLCGVHTNQVAGVGPVELVRDIAAKSSGRSRVFYAPFVMPTAASAHDLRRDPSVRLTMSAYARLDVAAVSVGSWAPGSSGLHDSLSPEESAELADAGAVAEVCGIVVDRDGEPVTSAATERVLGISFDELRRVPEVIAVVPTSGRAAAIRALAAGTLITSLVTSAELADEILAGGPAQADSR from the coding sequence ATGACGAGCGCGACCGAGTCCGACGCGGTGATCGAGGCGATCCTGCGTCGTTACCATCTCGACGACGCCACGAAGCTCGAGATCGCGTCCGAGTTCGGCATCTCGCGGTTCAAGGTCGCGCGTCTCCTGGAGGATGCCAAGCGCCGCGGACTCGTGCGCATCGAGATCACGCCGAGCGCCGCAGATCTCGATCGCTCCGAGCGGCTGCGTCGCGCGCTCGGACTGCGCCGGGCCGTCGTCGTGAGCGAGGCCACCGGCCGCGATCCCGACGCCGTGCGCCGCGCGGTCGGGCGTGCGAGTGCTCGGCTGCTGACCGAGCTCGCCGGCCGGGAGTCGGTGGTGGGCATCTCGGCGAGCCTGGCACTGATCGCGATGGGTGAGGAGATCGAGACCCTCGGCGAGAGCACGGTGGTGCAGCTGTGCGGGGTGCACACGAATCAGGTGGCGGGGGTGGGGCCCGTCGAACTCGTCCGCGACATCGCCGCGAAGAGCTCGGGGCGTTCGCGCGTGTTCTACGCGCCCTTCGTGATGCCGACCGCGGCATCCGCGCACGATCTGCGCCGTGACCCGTCCGTGCGCCTGACCATGTCGGCCTACGCGCGGCTCGACGTCGCCGCCGTCTCCGTCGGCAGTTGGGCGCCGGGCTCCTCCGGCCTGCATGACTCGCTCTCGCCGGAGGAGAGCGCCGAGCTCGCGGATGCCGGCGCTGTCGCCGAGGTGTGCGGCATCGTCGTCGACCGCGACGGCGAACCCGTCACCTCGGCGGCGACCGAACGCGTGCTCGGCATCTCCTTCGACGAGCTCCGCCGGGTTCCCGAGGTGATCGCGGTCGTGCCGACGTCTGGGCGGGCGGCGGCGATCAGGGCGCTCGCCGCGGGCACGCTCATCACAAGTCTCGTCACCAGTGCTGAGCTCGCCGACGAGATCCTCGCCGGCGGACCGGCTCAGGCCGACAGCCGCTGA
- a CDS encoding ABC transporter ATP-binding protein gives MMTISQASDQAVARPDELLLSVQDLQVEFSTSAGVVRALDGVSFDVRAGQTVAILGESGSGKSVTAQAIMALLPQPAGSIVGGRILYGGVDLAAAPIRTVRELCATEIAMIFQDPLSSLNPVHRVGAQIAELFRRRRGTPKQEAWARSLELLKRVGIPDAETRIRDYPHQFSGGQRQRIMIAMAIALEPKLLIGDEPTTALDVTVQQQVMELLADLQAETGMGMILISHDLGVVAEVADRAAIMYAGRIVETGGIREVYDNPAHPYTQGLLNSIPSNTEAGDRLNPIVGSPPNLLALPTGCSFHPRCPFATELCREKSPALRHPEGWAPGHSAACHRSEEVLVHG, from the coding sequence ATGATGACGATCTCCCAGGCATCCGATCAGGCCGTCGCCCGCCCGGACGAACTGCTGCTGAGCGTGCAGGACCTTCAGGTCGAGTTCTCGACCTCGGCCGGTGTCGTCAGGGCGCTGGACGGCGTCAGCTTCGACGTGCGTGCGGGCCAGACCGTCGCCATCCTGGGCGAGTCGGGTTCGGGCAAGTCGGTCACCGCGCAGGCGATCATGGCGCTGCTTCCGCAGCCGGCAGGATCCATCGTCGGAGGCAGGATCCTCTATGGCGGCGTCGATCTCGCCGCAGCGCCCATCCGCACGGTGCGCGAGCTCTGCGCGACCGAGATCGCGATGATCTTCCAGGACCCGCTGAGCTCGCTCAACCCGGTTCATCGGGTCGGCGCGCAGATCGCGGAGCTGTTCCGCCGGCGGCGGGGAACACCCAAGCAGGAGGCCTGGGCGAGGTCCCTGGAGCTGCTCAAGCGCGTCGGGATCCCGGATGCCGAGACGCGCATCCGCGACTATCCGCACCAGTTCTCGGGCGGGCAGCGTCAGCGCATCATGATCGCGATGGCGATCGCCCTCGAACCGAAGCTGCTCATCGGCGACGAGCCGACCACCGCACTGGATGTCACGGTGCAGCAGCAGGTGATGGAACTGCTCGCGGACCTGCAGGCCGAGACCGGCATGGGGATGATCCTCATCAGTCACGACCTCGGCGTCGTCGCCGAGGTGGCCGATCGGGCGGCCATCATGTACGCCGGGCGGATCGTCGAGACCGGCGGCATCCGCGAGGTCTACGACAACCCAGCGCATCCGTACACGCAGGGCCTGTTGAACTCGATTCCGAGCAACACGGAGGCCGGCGACCGGCTGAACCCCATCGTCGGGTCGCCACCGAACCTTCTCGCGCTGCCGACCGGATGCTCCTTCCACCCGCGGTGCCCGTTCGCGACCGAGCTGTGCCGGGAGAAGTCGCCCGCGCTGCGGCATCCGGAGGGCTGGGCCCCCGGGCATTCGGCCGCATGCCACCGTTCCGAGGAGGTGCTGGTGCATGGCTGA